In the genome of Microplitis demolitor isolate Queensland-Clemson2020A chromosome 5, iyMicDemo2.1a, whole genome shotgun sequence, the window aagtttcaatttaaaaaaaaaaattgtaataaacaattttatctaaaattcaaatttacttttagttttaaattttttccgcaTAGAGAAATTTAGAGGCCCggtattttaatagaaatttaaatattttgaagtggattaataaatctaaaaattgtagaaaacgattcatatatatatatagattgtaATCATCACTTTAGCACTGGAAAACACaggtagtaaaaaaaaattttactttactttcaTAAAATGAAATCACAGAGACTTGGAActgaatcttttttatttttattttcttttcacaGTTTTCTTTTGTATGGGAGTAGACTGTAGGGTCTCGAATCGAATGACCAAAGAAATAGAAAACGAACACAAAGGAGTACGACTCTATGAAACTAGCTTCTGCCGTTTCCATCACGAACAAGTGAACCTTCAACATATACATACAATCAATATCtacatctatatctatatattttgtcGCTGTACTCCTGTAAGAGTATTGAAGATCCAAGCCGATTCccataaaagtaataatggGAATAGACTAACCGAAAAATAGTAAAGAAGATGAGTTTACTCTCGACTTAAAACTCTTAAAACTCCTGACAGTCATGGAAGAAACCGTAGCAACTGCTCTAAAAACGTATACGACTGAAAGCCGCCGCGATCCCTTGTTAGTTCTTTTAATGCTTTATCCCCTAAAAGTACctccaaaaaaaaaggataataataataattcataaagaACAGAGCGTTAAGCTTTAAAGTCACTGTCAAAGGCCGCTTCTTATCTTTAATTATTCggttaagttaataattaaatgcccTTTCGAAAGACGCTCcttctttttattaatcaatttaaaattccccttttattttataacttaaaataaataaaatttttaggaaataaaatcataagagaTATTAGTCAGTGGTCTATAAGGTAAAAAAGCTACAcaacattttaaattcttgcATGGCTTTGACATTTCAATCTCccgttaaatataaaaactataaaaaagaaaaaaaaattttcaagtcatcctatacttaaattaaaaacaataataataataataatttactgtaaagaatcgggagtgaattcggagtgattacggatttaaATCTGAGTtcacttgaaattttgaagtttttacaaaaaattactctacATATGGGGTAAGTAGGGTTATTTTTCAGCGGAGTGAactgatttttatttgaacccacattcactccgattcggagtaaatttcattCTTAAGGGAGTAAATGAATAAACAGTCGTCGACTTCACATTCACTCCGCATTTAATTATGGTTTTATTTAACTGTGGAACTCCATCACTCAGAGTTccagagttaaaaaaaaaactacccTGCTTATGGAGTACATAGAAAGCTTGTTTTTTCAGCAAAGTGATTTGGGAGTTttctagattttatttaaattcgcatGAACttcaatattgaaataaactctgcttcggagtaaatttcactttgatgagagtaaataaataaacatctaCTCCATGTTTACTCCGTATTCActtcgcaaattttttacagtgtaataataataataataataattttgtataagTTTAAGAGTAATTAAGGTCAAAAGGTAACCACTTCCTGTTTCAGTATAAACTGATTAAATTACCGAAACAAGAGAATAGACAGCAATTAcctcatttaatttaattgccaTTTCTCGAGcaactaatatatattatatactagTGGGTGTATATATTCCTTGTTTGTATCAACCAGTCCAGTATTCAATACAGCAATATATTGTAGTACTCACACGGACAATGTATTTATCCAGGATGCCGCAAAAGCTACATTACCTTTAAAACGCATGACAGTTTACTTTAATAGCAGAGTATAAGTAATTGCAGTAGTCTAAAGGAATagatatacagatatatactTCCGCCAGAGGCAACTTtcagtgataaataaaaacattttaaagaaaaaaaattaattaaacactACAGTGTGCACCTGATGCTGACAATCGTTGTggttgatatatatatatgtatgtatgtgtgtgtatatatgtatagatatgtAGTTGAAAGAAATTAATCATGCCTTTTACGCAATTTACTCGTCGTTAATCTTAACGCTGagcatttaataatttgaaacctttcatttttgagtaaaaaacatgaaataaaaaatttttattgtttgttggATCAATAAAGATTATATGCATATCACGAACGTTCCATGTTGAGTATAGTATCGCGGGGTTGGCTGGAGTAATGTTCAATCATGCGGAATATATTTGCTGGCGCTGTGAACAATTTAATTACGCGGTGACGAGGAAAGCTTTAACATGCAAGTTTTAGtgtggaaataatttttttttttttattaataatttaaatttaaaatattgagatGGATGTTTCAAATGGAGACCAGTCGACAAGATGAATTACAGAATAATCTATACTCGGAATTGTGAATCTTCTTtgggtatatatatgtatatatattatatatatgggaGAGTGGATGAGTCAGGAGAGCTAGCTGTTCTCGAGCACGTGTTAGTTGAGAGAACAATATCCACAAAACCGAATAATCGAGTGGGTGGTCCCGAGAGTTTGTAAATTGTTAGAGGACAAGTACGTGCTATGAGATAGTGAGCAAGTATAATTTGGGACGAGGAtattgctgatgctgatagcTTAGATGCGAAATTCAAGAAgacatttatgttttttttcacaacTTTCTTTAAGATTTTCACTCAACTTTtcgatttgaaaaataatttttcacgggatctaattttttaaaattttagatcaaaatttatatttaaatcccAAAAGattcatagaaattttattttacattaatattcgacacgaaatttttgtaaattttttttttgcttcaaactttttttttttttttttataagaacttgctcgttaattttgaattaaaaatttcttttttaataaaattgaaaattttaaagctcataattttagtttgtttaatcttttatttacataaacaTACATcaagataatgaaaaaattattactacatGTCTGAACAGAATGCAGAATTTACGTCTCTgtagatataaattatttcttcctGAGATGACATACACGGAAAAGGCGTAAGAAATATTTcgagttataaattaaagacaaaaattttcataaaactagaaaaaatttcttgacacaaaaatttttgttttctatttccaataaaaaattttccaggcagtcaaaattttttactccaagaaatccttttttctgTACACTAGAATTTAttgtacaataataatttatatatatatatatatatatatatatatatatatatatacgaagttttttattgaatagcCAAATTGCagtactttgaaaaaaaaaaaaaaaaatataaacccattaaaaaaaaaaacgctaaGTAGTGAAGTAAATACAACAATGCTCATAAAATAGTAATGCACTCATTTCGTCTCGTAGACAGAGCAATTTTCTCATTTGTTTCCCTTTAGAACTGTGTTTATGTATAAAAGACTGCAAAACAACTTGGcctgagtaaaaaaatcgCGTGTATTGTTATCAagcaaactaaatttttaaaagttttttaaaacagaggaaaaaaaacttttaaactatttactTTTGCCATCTACACACCCTTACATCCACCCACACATATATTATGCATTCTTATTTATTCAGTGGCTGAAGTACGAGTAATTGCGATTAAGATAAGCGgctacttttataattatttaattacactgATAGTTTAGTGCAGACAACTCAAGTATGCAATTGTCAAGGGataatatgattattataagGAATTATTAGCAATGCATGTAACGAGGCGGTGAATTACAGCACAATTAGTACGGCAGAATATTTTAACAGAAGATTGTTATGTATAAGCCGGAGTTAAGTATTGTTCTGTGAGCAACAATccagtttaattattatattctagCAGAGTAAAAGGCTGCCGTAAGATCGCAGAGATCGTAAGAGCAGAAGCAATTTGGAGTAAGACTAGTAAAATGTATCTCGTTTAGTCTGACAGTCTGACTACTATATTCctcttatatttatacatatttataagtaCTGCAATCTACAATGTCGCATGTTGCATGTAATATGTACACATACATTGATCAAATAATTTGTGCTGAGACCGGTGAGACTAGAGCAGAGACTGGAAATAATGCAGATTAAACACAGCTGGAAAAACGCGctctaaatattttacaggtaactttatacttttcaaattaatgtataatagagatttataataattattattattattagtatgtATGATTCGTggtgttgataaaaatttataattacagtgGAGGTCTGAAGATGAACATGggatcacaaaatattactgaGTTGGAAACTTTTGAGCTGGACCGGATGTGACGGgcagtgtaaaaaatttgtgggAACACGGATTAAGTGAGGAGCGGatgtgtatttatttttaatcctgGAGTCAAATTTACTCCGGTGGAGTTTATTTTGATGTGAAAACTCTGACAAatgcagatttaaaaaaaatccagtttACTCCGCTGGAATAAAACTCCCCATTTACTCCATAagcggagtaattttttaaaaattctaaaacagTGAATtctgaatgaaataaaatccgaatttactccagattttttagtgtaaaaaaaaaatgattaaatatttgctagtcatttttataaatcgatacttaaatattgtagataatttaaaatctcattaaataattaattaaatatcttgtCAGTGTagaggaaaaaaatactttgaagTATTTGAATATAGATACAAATaccagatatttatttataaaaagtttaatggaagtttgtataaaaaagtttaaagaaaagaaaataaattgaaagcGCTAGTTCACTGCTACAAGTAAAttaccaacttttttaaattatttactgtacgactaaataattatttggacaaataattgattaacttttaaaatatgacaatttgaatttttaaacgctgggtaataaaaatagaaaaaaattccatagttacgtaattaaaataatttattgattaaaaattcagtCAACATGCAGttagtcatttaaattttggtaaataacaaacatgtaaataattgtaacgTTCCATCCATTCAGATCGTcgttaaaaacataaatatcaatgcgtttaaataaatatatcaacaatttaatctattaatagttatttaaataaaactacagGCACGTCGTGTCGTTAATTATCTCAgccatcatttttttgtccTGCAGAGCAGCCTCCAGCTCGTCTTGGTCCCACTGGAGACTCACTTTCGACAGTCGCGGCTCCTTCTTTCCTACTAGACGTAAAATTCCACGAGTCTCTATCAGCGAGCAGACTCCGACAAACTCGGACACATCTACCGCATGGATGTTGCGCTTCTTGCATACTTTTCTGTAGACTTCATGCAACTGTAATcagttcaaatatttattaatttatttattatcaacaattagcagaaaaatatattagttatAGATTTCGAGTATTTACCTTACTAATAGTAACGTCTTTATTACGGCCCTTATTGAGTATAAGCATCAGCGAAcacagtaataatttttgctgTAGCGGAAATGTGTCTTCTTCATACTGTGCTATATTTTGTGACCCACCGTACACACCATTCAGTACAGAGATTACGTCTTTTAAATCAACTGGTTTCTCGTCAATCGTTTGCTTCTTTGGACTGCCGCCATTATTacctaaatatttaaataataattataaatatacagacAGTAATTATCGACATtctaatctaaaaataaattcaaggcattttttaaaataattatcgttaaAAAGTGTTATGGTTGACATGACTCTCAAGTTCTCGTTTATTtgtaacaaatataaactcaaggttttttttaaatgtcattatGACAAgtaccagaaaaaaaaatcataaaatctCAGCTGcctgatttttctttttacattaaaaataatttttcaaattccaagGCAAgggaaattataataattaaatactgccttaaaataaatgattacataaaaaaaattaattatgaagaaatacataaacaattttttaagtcatatatacatatataatacatatatacgttgtaaaaaatcgggagtaaattctgagtgattatggattttatttaaattcgaattcactccgtcacttAGTTCcggagtttgaaaaaaaaaaaaaaatatggagtATGAATAGaaggaaagtttttttttccagcgattggattttatttaattccttagaaatttgttgaatttcatttttttttttatataaaaattttgaaacattaaTGAGTTATCAAAAGAATGcctggaatttatttttctaaactaAAATAGTatcagcaaataaaaataattaaaaaataaatgcttaCAATTATCAACAGCAGGCTTCAGAACGGAATTCTTCTGAGTCTCGGCAAGTTCAACAACACGTCTACTTAAATCTAAAGCTCTTCTAACGTCCCCAGAAATAGCGGCAACTTTAGCAGCTAGCATTTGCATAGCGATCCCCGTGAAAACATCCGCAACGTTGGCTTCCTTCAACCTCTCGGCAATTATATTGACAATCTGTTCCTTAGTATAAGGGGCGAAATGCATCAACTTGGGTTTCAATTCGCATCTTGCTTGCAGACGAGGCAAAATTCGATCCGTCAGATCCAGCGCGTTGGCAATTCCGACGAGTAGCAGTTTAGAGTTGGCGATAGACGGCCACTCGAACACTGAATACAAAACAGACTGACGTTTGCTTTCCAGCTGATCGATTTCATCAAGAACCAAAAGAACCATTTTGTGGGACGACCTTAGATATTTTTCGATCGCCGCTTTGCTCGCCTTTTCCGCCCTGGGTGCTGGTATGTTCAATTCTTGAAGGATCTTCGTGTAAATAGTGCCCGCGGACTTTATCGACGTGCAGTTTAcgtatataattttgaatgatgATTTGAATTCAGGCTGCATCATTATTTTTGACAGGCTAGCGGTCTTTCCAGTTCCTGGAGGTCCGGATATGTACAGAGACCCGGACGACTCGTTGTTCAGGTGCTGCTTGATGTAGTTCCGCAGCTCAAGAAGTTCAGGTTCACGGCCCGGAAGACTTTCAGGCACTGAACTGTGCAAAGCTTTTCTTGCATTTTGGTATTTTTCAGCGAACAATTTCTTTGGCGCCAAATGTTCTCGTGTTGTCGgcgatgttaaaaataatttgtctaGTAAAGTTGATGGTGTCTTTGGTGAGTCGGGTTTCCTTTGCTTTGGTGGTGATCTCAgttcatctaaaaat includes:
- the LOC103569333 gene encoding cell division control protein 6 homolog, with the translated sequence MTSVQTTIKFPITKKLTFYGTKDADGKQDFSNATIRNTPSSVRYVSKVKKIMTISSSESDNDSDSDTENSKRLTRKRVNVPSKNAAPQTPKSTRARRVRKASASDDKDELRSPPKQRKPDSPKTPSTLLDKLFLTSPTTREHLAPKKLFAEKYQNARKALHSSVPESLPGREPELLELRNYIKQHLNNESSGSLYISGPPGTGKTASLSKIMMQPEFKSSFKIIYVNCTSIKSAGTIYTKILQELNIPAPRAEKASKAAIEKYLRSSHKMVLLVLDEIDQLESKRQSVLYSVFEWPSIANSKLLLVGIANALDLTDRILPRLQARCELKPKLMHFAPYTKEQIVNIIAERLKEANVADVFTGIAMQMLAAKVAAISGDVRRALDLSRRVVELAETQKNSVLKPAVDNCNNGGSPKKQTIDEKPVDLKDVISVLNGVYGGSQNIAQYEEDTFPLQQKLLLCSLMLILNKGRNKDVTISKLHEVYRKVCKKRNIHAVDVSEFVGVCSLIETRGILRLVGKKEPRLSKVSLQWDQDELEAALQDKKMMAEIINDTTCL